One segment of Rubripirellula amarantea DNA contains the following:
- a CDS encoding beta-cystathionase: MSFFKESSDQAREAFVSMPMQSRVIVVMLGLAITIGLAFLVRGDNSSGKEFLFGGQSFGSQELAAVERAFSRAGLGDWKREGSRIQIPSQNRSDYLAALEDSSSLPMSMRSRVQDAIDATTVFDSSDLREAREMVAKEQELAATIMAFPEIMLAKVEHDRGERIGLGRATPQVCSVFVVPEGSSALPRGRILAIKDLIQASYAGLGTDDIQVIDANSPTASSLSDDEDPMLRKQKEAEMWIDQKVKKLLLGYPATIAVTAEIDPQMDVEKTTLKYDAEPTNLFSKNRKIESTTNQPQNRGVPGAVPNAIGNRPQSIEETVETSRVKEDDRESRGVAGQEYENSRLASLQVKRVTVSIGLPPSFYRQQYITQELQLDNSIKPEDIKIDETKLTRLKSDIEKRIQAIVTPLLPGVAAGDDAFPLVTVKETVDLPTVAAAPPQTAKIALNWLAQSWQTIALVFLGLAALLVARSAAKGSGSTPPEFNEGFGLELPQPPAEPEEEVEEGDSMTITGGTLKEELLGLVEDNPEVAANVIRSWIGEAA, encoded by the coding sequence ATGAGTTTCTTCAAAGAGTCGTCGGATCAGGCACGCGAAGCTTTTGTTTCCATGCCCATGCAATCACGCGTGATCGTGGTGATGCTGGGGCTAGCCATTACGATCGGATTGGCGTTTTTGGTTCGTGGCGACAACTCTTCCGGGAAGGAGTTTCTTTTCGGAGGACAATCGTTCGGTAGTCAAGAATTGGCGGCCGTTGAACGTGCCTTCAGCCGCGCAGGATTGGGCGATTGGAAACGCGAGGGTTCGCGGATTCAGATTCCTTCACAGAACCGTAGTGACTATCTTGCCGCGCTTGAAGATTCATCGTCGCTTCCGATGTCGATGCGAAGTCGAGTCCAGGATGCGATTGATGCAACCACTGTGTTCGACTCGAGCGATCTTCGTGAGGCTCGAGAAATGGTTGCGAAGGAACAAGAACTTGCTGCCACCATCATGGCGTTCCCAGAGATCATGTTGGCGAAGGTCGAGCATGATCGGGGGGAACGAATTGGGCTCGGTAGAGCAACGCCTCAAGTTTGCAGCGTATTCGTGGTGCCTGAGGGGTCCTCGGCGCTGCCGCGTGGACGCATCCTGGCGATCAAAGATTTGATTCAAGCTTCCTACGCGGGTTTGGGTACCGACGACATCCAAGTCATCGACGCGAACTCGCCAACGGCATCTTCGCTTTCCGATGATGAAGATCCAATGTTGCGGAAGCAAAAAGAAGCGGAGATGTGGATTGACCAAAAGGTTAAGAAGCTGCTGCTTGGCTATCCCGCAACGATTGCCGTGACCGCAGAAATCGATCCGCAGATGGACGTGGAAAAAACGACGCTAAAGTACGATGCCGAACCAACTAATCTGTTCAGCAAGAATCGAAAAATTGAATCGACGACCAATCAGCCGCAAAATCGGGGTGTCCCCGGGGCTGTGCCCAACGCGATCGGCAACCGTCCGCAAAGCATCGAAGAGACTGTCGAGACGAGTCGGGTGAAGGAAGACGATCGTGAATCTCGTGGGGTAGCCGGACAGGAATACGAGAATTCGCGACTGGCTTCGCTGCAGGTCAAACGCGTTACCGTTTCGATTGGGTTGCCGCCAAGTTTCTATCGTCAGCAGTACATCACCCAAGAACTGCAACTCGACAACTCGATCAAACCGGAAGACATCAAGATCGATGAAACGAAATTGACTCGGTTGAAGTCAGACATTGAAAAACGTATTCAGGCCATTGTCACTCCCCTTTTACCAGGCGTGGCCGCAGGTGATGATGCTTTTCCTTTGGTCACTGTGAAAGAGACGGTGGATCTTCCTACCGTGGCTGCAGCACCGCCGCAAACGGCCAAGATCGCCCTGAACTGGCTTGCTCAGTCCTGGCAAACGATTGCACTCGTGTTCCTTGGCCTTGCTGCCTTGTTGGTCGCTCGCTCCGCCGCCAAAGGAAGCGGTTCGACTCCTCCGGAATTCAACGAGGGCTTTGGCTTGGAACTGCCCCAGCCACCAGCGGAACCGGAAGAGGAAGTGGAAGAGGGTGATTCGATGACTATTACCGGTGGAACCCTGAAAGAAGAGTTGCTGGGTTTAGTCGAAGATAATCCGGAAGTCGCTGCGAATGTGATTCGCAGTTGGATTGGCGAGGCGGCCTGA
- the fliE gene encoding flagellar hook-basal body complex protein FliE, whose translation MRPIGPLAPPPRPMSPLGDFAGKSLGAGAAKTQSTDGLGKFSELLVGEVKNVNSMQMDANGMVHSLLTGGDVNEAEVLTAVQKADLAFRMMLQVRNKLIEAYREVQQIQI comes from the coding sequence ATGCGTCCCATTGGTCCTCTCGCACCGCCTCCACGTCCGATGTCGCCGCTGGGCGACTTCGCGGGCAAGTCGTTGGGTGCTGGGGCAGCGAAGACTCAATCCACCGATGGACTCGGGAAGTTTTCTGAGCTTCTCGTTGGCGAAGTCAAGAACGTGAACTCCATGCAAATGGATGCCAACGGAATGGTGCATTCGTTGCTAACCGGCGGTGACGTCAATGAGGCCGAGGTGTTGACGGCCGTTCAAAAAGCCGACCTCGCATTTCGCATGATGTTGCAAGTAAGAAACAAGCTGATTGAAGCCTATCGCGAAGTTCAGCAAATTCAGATTTAG
- the flgC gene encoding flagellar basal body rod protein FlgC, giving the protein MLKALDISTSALVAQRTRLNAVSGNIANMSSLTDETGKPNPYKAREVVFQTDDTMTISGASGVKVAEVSLDESEPLYRYQPTHPLAIQDGERKGYVAYPNIDLTTQMVDALESTRAYEANVGVMEITKNLSRETLTILA; this is encoded by the coding sequence ATGCTTAAAGCACTAGACATCAGCACCTCGGCGTTGGTCGCCCAACGTACGCGTTTGAACGCCGTTTCGGGGAACATCGCCAATATGTCGTCACTTACCGACGAGACTGGAAAGCCCAACCCTTACAAGGCGCGAGAGGTTGTGTTTCAGACGGATGATACGATGACAATCTCGGGAGCTTCCGGCGTGAAGGTGGCCGAGGTTAGTTTGGACGAATCCGAACCCCTGTATCGTTACCAACCCACTCACCCCTTGGCGATTCAAGATGGGGAACGAAAGGGCTATGTGGCGTATCCCAACATCGACCTTACCACGCAAATGGTCGACGCCCTCGAATCGACTCGTGCCTACGAAGCCAACGTTGGTGTGATGGAGATCACCAAGAATCTTAGTCGCGAAACACTCACCATCCTGGCTTAG
- a CDS encoding flagellar basal body rod protein FlgB translates to MINLFQTTAIPALEQTAMFAQRRHELLAGNLANVDTPGYRSRDLDVGEFHSALSDSIEASTRPQSVSPSTREDMIRGPRDAMEQVVFHDGSDVSLEHQVTEIAKNQHMHSLAITAMRSQFSLLQAAITERA, encoded by the coding sequence ATGATCAACCTTTTTCAAACCACCGCGATACCGGCACTCGAACAGACAGCCATGTTTGCTCAGCGCCGTCATGAATTGCTTGCCGGCAACTTGGCCAATGTCGATACGCCGGGCTACCGTTCCCGCGATCTCGATGTGGGTGAATTCCACTCTGCATTGTCGGATTCGATCGAAGCAAGCACTCGACCGCAGTCGGTGTCGCCTTCGACGCGGGAAGACATGATTCGAGGCCCGCGTGATGCGATGGAACAAGTTGTCTTTCACGATGGCAGCGACGTGTCCCTTGAACATCAAGTGACTGAAATCGCAAAGAACCAACACATGCACAGTCTCGCGATCACAGCCATGCGAAGCCAGTTTTCATTGCTGCAAGCCGCGATCACTGAACGCGCCTAA
- a CDS encoding nitrogen regulation protein NR(II), protein MSNHWIDPTQCDSLAVLVESVAGKMLIQHQSPICLELDIDTSLPVPADKARTCDLLTSIIRQSLDEMVDGGDLTIIAIDTGCGIELEIADTGRDISNRAQSRPMAAAAVNATLRWQNCPQGGGSVTIAFPPEQRQRRMAA, encoded by the coding sequence ATGTCAAATCATTGGATCGACCCAACGCAATGTGATTCTTTAGCCGTTCTGGTGGAATCTGTTGCTGGCAAGATGTTGATTCAGCATCAATCACCCATCTGCTTGGAACTCGACATCGACACCAGTCTTCCGGTTCCGGCCGACAAGGCTAGAACCTGCGATCTGTTGACTTCCATTATCCGCCAATCGCTCGACGAGATGGTCGATGGTGGCGACCTGACAATCATCGCGATTGACACGGGTTGTGGAATCGAGCTCGAGATCGCCGACACCGGACGAGACATCAGCAATCGTGCTCAAAGCCGCCCGATGGCAGCGGCCGCAGTCAATGCAACATTGCGTTGGCAAAACTGTCCTCAAGGTGGCGGAAGCGTCACGATTGCATTTCCACCTGAACAACGCCAACGGCGGATGGCTGCTTAG
- a CDS encoding flagellar export chaperone FlgN, which yields MDANTLCQLVDAKFEALSQLTELSEHQVATIDENRMSDLMRILSQKQKLIEQLLRITDQLMPALQDDPLTRVWESEDVRQQCRDRQQQCEQMHLQLLAIEAQCEATLQASRSDMEEQLGRLNSGQQAAAGYSRSQAYGQTNSSGSSSGARLDLSSN from the coding sequence ATGGACGCTAATACCCTTTGTCAGCTCGTCGACGCAAAGTTCGAAGCGCTCTCTCAATTGACCGAGCTGAGTGAGCATCAAGTTGCGACGATTGACGAGAACCGGATGTCGGACCTGATGCGGATTTTGTCGCAAAAGCAAAAGCTAATCGAACAGCTCTTACGTATCACTGACCAATTAATGCCTGCTTTACAAGACGATCCGCTAACTCGCGTTTGGGAAAGTGAGGATGTCCGCCAGCAGTGCCGCGATCGGCAACAGCAGTGCGAGCAGATGCATCTGCAGTTGCTAGCCATCGAGGCGCAGTGTGAAGCTACGTTGCAAGCCAGTCGTAGTGACATGGAAGAACAGCTAGGTCGTTTGAACAGTGGCCAGCAAGCCGCTGCGGGTTACTCTCGATCACAAGCCTACGGTCAAACTAATTCATCGGGTTCGTCGAGCGGAGCAAGGCTTGATTTGTCGAGCAACTGA
- a CDS encoding tetratricopeptide repeat protein — protein sequence MAEPESQQSDGSSASAKRDMVSVAAMGVAAIASLAGFGLLFSLWWSTDISDPHQILRLASQEYVAGNVVLAGDLAETVEFATDPDKLGQESLSEDSAEAVDEETELSPALQEKLDEEKREQAEWIRVRDFLVGAGRFDRAMRAVGDRPKRQLFLDAIGPLEAAKKGGFPPGRITEGNRIIGKTYYELGRYVEAVLALRQAVSQSPQLQRELLPLIARAELRLPGDHSLEALDTITRYLNDPTLSHPQRWEAEVIRLESLVQARKYQEADQMVREIELRPRVDDVLLETEQQDFLDRIELHSCIAEVQKAIAAFGKEPPEPFADRSDAQLMLDPIIVRLGRLHREARPKTAARSKIWLARALFCVGDADEGLSQLTSVRQQRPFHGEAIVGGLEEIEYLAARGRGVEVLQTVRYMIRELGDKSGFDIGLISYEEFSRRLIEAIAVLRNSGDHANAIDTARSLPPIIELSTALIQEGIGYQQWAEATIQDGTDVSGEVARSASVLARSRYRAAGDAFEQAAKLRFDTDEYVPTLWSAIEAYQKGRHFRRSISMLETYERYEERSRLPRAFVAYGRALLAEGDIDKAIEKVETCIVEYPRDPIRYDARLLVAQGLVEKENFDKAREFLMRNLQDGSLTPQSPAWRDSLFTLGELLYQQAYQNQLSAESDSAVDRREMLRKNQPVLQDAIRYLDETVERYWPIPRAESAAYLSARAHVMASRWPREESQSPEILEAARRSLRTQADQELNIAYAGFSDLKRHLASREEEVRLPAKEQMILRNCSLAEAETLREMGRLDEAATAYRAVELRYMNEPIALEAILGRANCAKELGRLEEADLLVQQANVVLGRIPDDWNGRFEETTRFDRRGWQEYLTWMNSRISSNAS from the coding sequence GTGGCCGAACCTGAATCTCAACAATCCGACGGCAGCAGTGCGTCCGCCAAGCGAGACATGGTCTCGGTTGCGGCGATGGGCGTTGCGGCAATCGCTAGCTTGGCGGGGTTTGGTTTGTTGTTCTCGCTTTGGTGGAGTACCGATATCTCGGATCCCCATCAAATTCTGCGTCTGGCGTCACAGGAGTACGTTGCTGGGAATGTCGTTTTGGCCGGTGACTTGGCCGAGACCGTTGAATTCGCAACCGACCCGGACAAATTGGGGCAAGAGTCGCTATCGGAAGATTCCGCTGAGGCCGTTGATGAAGAAACCGAGTTAAGCCCCGCTCTTCAAGAAAAGCTTGACGAAGAGAAACGTGAGCAGGCTGAGTGGATTCGCGTGAGAGATTTCCTGGTGGGCGCTGGCCGTTTTGATCGCGCGATGCGAGCGGTGGGGGACCGCCCCAAACGCCAATTGTTTCTCGATGCGATCGGTCCTCTTGAAGCTGCCAAAAAAGGTGGATTTCCCCCGGGGCGTATCACCGAAGGCAATCGCATCATCGGCAAGACGTACTATGAACTCGGTCGCTATGTCGAAGCCGTACTCGCGCTTCGGCAAGCCGTTAGTCAATCTCCGCAGTTGCAGCGAGAACTGTTGCCGCTTATCGCACGTGCTGAACTTCGACTTCCAGGTGACCATAGCCTGGAAGCACTCGATACCATCACTCGGTACTTAAACGATCCTACGCTTAGTCACCCACAGCGATGGGAAGCTGAAGTGATTCGGTTGGAATCATTGGTCCAGGCTCGGAAGTATCAAGAGGCTGACCAAATGGTGCGCGAGATAGAATTGCGGCCACGTGTTGATGATGTGCTGCTTGAAACCGAACAACAAGACTTCTTAGATCGCATTGAATTGCACTCTTGCATAGCGGAAGTGCAGAAAGCGATCGCCGCCTTCGGGAAAGAACCACCGGAACCGTTCGCCGATCGCTCGGACGCGCAATTGATGCTCGATCCAATCATTGTGCGACTTGGTCGATTGCATCGCGAAGCAAGGCCCAAGACGGCCGCAAGGTCAAAGATCTGGCTAGCACGCGCTCTCTTCTGCGTGGGTGATGCTGATGAGGGGTTGTCGCAACTCACTAGCGTTCGCCAACAGCGACCTTTTCATGGCGAAGCGATTGTTGGCGGTTTAGAAGAAATCGAATACTTGGCTGCCCGGGGACGCGGAGTCGAAGTTTTGCAGACCGTTCGCTACATGATTCGTGAGTTGGGCGACAAAAGCGGATTCGATATCGGGCTTATTTCTTACGAAGAGTTTAGCCGTCGACTGATCGAGGCAATCGCGGTGCTTCGAAATAGCGGAGACCACGCCAACGCGATTGATACCGCACGTAGCTTGCCACCCATCATTGAATTATCAACGGCATTGATCCAAGAAGGAATTGGCTACCAACAATGGGCCGAGGCGACCATTCAAGACGGCACAGACGTCAGCGGCGAAGTGGCACGCAGTGCCTCGGTGCTGGCTCGGTCTCGGTACCGTGCGGCGGGCGATGCGTTTGAGCAGGCTGCGAAGCTGCGATTCGACACCGATGAGTACGTGCCAACGCTTTGGTCGGCCATAGAGGCGTATCAAAAAGGACGTCACTTTCGCCGCAGTATCAGCATGCTTGAAACGTATGAACGATACGAAGAACGATCACGTCTGCCCCGCGCGTTTGTCGCTTATGGGCGGGCCTTGCTTGCCGAAGGCGATATCGATAAAGCGATCGAAAAGGTGGAAACTTGCATTGTTGAGTATCCACGCGATCCAATTCGATACGATGCGAGACTGCTGGTTGCGCAAGGATTAGTCGAGAAGGAAAATTTTGATAAGGCGCGAGAGTTCTTGATGCGGAATCTTCAAGACGGCTCGCTGACGCCACAGAGTCCGGCTTGGCGAGATTCGCTATTTACCCTTGGCGAACTGCTCTATCAACAGGCGTACCAGAACCAGTTGAGTGCTGAATCAGACTCGGCGGTTGATCGTCGAGAAATGCTTCGAAAGAACCAACCGGTTCTGCAGGATGCGATTCGTTACTTGGATGAAACCGTTGAGCGTTATTGGCCGATCCCGAGAGCTGAATCTGCTGCTTACTTGTCCGCGCGAGCACACGTGATGGCTTCCCGATGGCCTCGCGAGGAATCTCAATCGCCCGAAATTCTTGAAGCGGCTCGCCGTTCTCTGCGGACGCAGGCTGACCAGGAACTAAACATTGCCTACGCTGGGTTTAGTGATCTGAAACGTCACCTTGCTAGCCGCGAAGAGGAGGTGCGTTTGCCGGCTAAAGAGCAAATGATTCTGCGCAATTGCAGTTTGGCCGAAGCGGAAACCTTGCGCGAGATGGGGCGGCTCGACGAAGCCGCGACCGCTTACCGTGCCGTTGAACTGCGATACATGAACGAGCCCATTGCACTGGAAGCGATTCTCGGACGTGCAAATTGTGCGAAGGAACTCGGGCGTCTAGAAGAAGCTGACCTGCTGGTCCAGCAAGCTAACGTTGTCCTGGGACGTATTCCCGATGATTGGAATGGACGGTTCGAAGAAACCACACGTTTTGATCGACGCGGCTGGCAGGAATACCTCACTTGGATGAACTCTCGTATCAGTTCCAACGCCAGCTAG
- a CDS encoding 2-phosphosulfolactate phosphatase, with product MKLYTSLSPGSRLDVERVDVALVIDVLRATTVMTTALAKGASEIVTCLTVNEAVKLAARDRKNTLLCGERACQKIDGFDLGNSPAEYSSDRVDGKTLVLTTTNGTRAIATAALARAVYAVSFLNLTRTAQHIRNQKSVLLVCAGTDGYLTGEDVWLAGAIADRLTNLNPSVESCDSTAIVINAWRNRFGHRETTDSIARTFRETRGGRNLIRLGFEDDLVRCAAIDSLPILVQRVSREPSRFTSGG from the coding sequence TTGAAACTATACACTTCCCTATCGCCCGGTAGCCGCCTTGATGTCGAACGAGTGGATGTTGCGCTAGTGATTGACGTCCTGCGTGCCACCACCGTAATGACCACGGCATTGGCAAAAGGCGCTAGCGAGATCGTCACTTGTCTAACGGTAAACGAAGCCGTGAAACTAGCAGCTCGTGACCGTAAGAACACGTTGTTATGTGGCGAACGAGCCTGTCAAAAAATTGACGGCTTTGATTTGGGGAATTCGCCGGCCGAATATTCGTCAGATCGGGTAGACGGAAAGACGCTCGTTTTGACCACGACCAATGGGACTCGGGCAATTGCAACGGCGGCTTTGGCACGCGCGGTCTACGCCGTCAGTTTCCTGAACTTGACGCGAACGGCTCAGCACATTCGGAACCAAAAATCGGTGTTGCTCGTTTGCGCTGGCACCGACGGATATCTAACCGGCGAGGATGTCTGGTTGGCCGGTGCAATCGCGGACCGGCTGACGAACTTGAATCCTTCGGTCGAATCTTGTGACAGCACTGCCATTGTGATCAACGCATGGCGAAATCGTTTTGGGCATCGCGAGACAACTGATTCAATCGCACGTACGTTTCGTGAAACTCGCGGAGGACGAAACTTGATCCGGCTTGGATTTGAAGATGATTTGGTCCGTTGTGCGGCAATTGATTCACTTCCTATTCTCGTACAGCGAGTTTCACGCGAGCCTAGCCGCTTTACCAGCGGCGGATAG
- a CDS encoding Na+/H+ antiporter NhaC family protein, producing MFSGGSESLLPPLVAIVLAIATRRVVLPLASGVFVGSLLLARKNSAPWWDSFSVFYESMWVSVFSTTHLQALLFSVLLGAMVGVLEAGGGMQCLIAKLSGRIRTRRGGQCLIAASGLAVFFDDYANTLLVGGTMRSTADKFGISREKLAYLVDSTAAPVAGLSVVSTWAMIEISYIADGLRIAGVPEGTAAFEMFLQSIAYRFYPWLALAMVFIIAWTGRDFAGMAKAEKASLAIRDQTSDESSGERVTSYPRLLWLAAVLPVCGCVASVLIVLVVTGIEGADVDRNGTSGWLKTVSDVLGEGDSYLALIVGGAVGLVLAFGLHRIIGWISYRILGMAVLRGASQMMPAMLILWFAWALSAMTEPDKLDTGGYLAAVLSERLDPQLLPTVVFMIAGAMAFATGTSWGTMGILTPLSVALAIRLDPVSGPGGAIALSTCGAVLAGAIFGDHCSPISDTTVLSSRASGCDHLAHVRTQFPYALLVGIVCVAAGTIPSALNVSPWVCLAMGVIMLLTLVRLLGKAPAENETTENDTSENETTENETTENESAGNQATGNDAAGNSSVDIA from the coding sequence GTGTTTTCCGGCGGTTCAGAATCTTTGCTTCCGCCGCTTGTTGCGATTGTCCTTGCCATCGCCACGCGGCGAGTCGTGCTGCCGCTGGCCTCGGGTGTGTTTGTCGGCTCGCTTTTGCTGGCTCGTAAAAACAGTGCGCCCTGGTGGGACAGCTTCAGCGTGTTTTATGAATCGATGTGGGTGTCGGTGTTTTCGACCACGCATCTGCAAGCGCTGTTGTTCAGCGTCTTGCTCGGCGCGATGGTGGGAGTATTGGAAGCCGGCGGAGGAATGCAGTGCTTGATCGCTAAGTTGTCCGGCCGTATTCGGACGCGGCGCGGTGGTCAGTGCCTAATCGCTGCGTCTGGTCTCGCTGTTTTCTTTGACGACTATGCCAACACGCTTTTGGTGGGTGGCACGATGCGCAGCACCGCCGACAAGTTCGGCATTTCACGAGAGAAGTTGGCTTACCTTGTCGATTCCACCGCGGCGCCTGTGGCTGGCTTATCGGTCGTCAGTACGTGGGCGATGATCGAGATCAGTTACATAGCCGACGGGCTTCGTATCGCGGGTGTTCCCGAAGGTACCGCCGCCTTTGAAATGTTCTTGCAGTCGATTGCCTATCGTTTTTATCCCTGGCTCGCCTTGGCGATGGTTTTCATTATCGCATGGACGGGACGCGACTTTGCAGGGATGGCCAAAGCTGAAAAAGCATCGCTTGCGATCCGAGATCAAACCTCCGATGAATCATCGGGGGAACGCGTTACCTCTTATCCTCGTCTGTTGTGGCTGGCGGCTGTTTTGCCCGTATGTGGGTGCGTGGCATCGGTGTTGATCGTATTGGTCGTCACTGGCATCGAGGGCGCCGACGTCGATAGGAATGGTACGTCGGGTTGGTTAAAGACGGTTAGCGATGTACTGGGCGAAGGCGACTCTTATCTGGCATTGATCGTAGGCGGAGCGGTCGGTTTGGTTTTGGCGTTTGGGCTGCACCGTATCATCGGATGGATTAGCTATCGGATACTCGGGATGGCTGTGCTGCGCGGGGCTAGCCAAATGATGCCTGCGATGTTGATCTTGTGGTTTGCTTGGGCGTTGTCCGCCATGACGGAGCCGGACAAGCTCGACACAGGCGGATACTTGGCGGCGGTTTTGTCCGAACGATTGGATCCACAATTGCTACCCACGGTAGTTTTTATGATTGCGGGTGCCATGGCATTTGCGACGGGAACCAGTTGGGGAACGATGGGAATCCTGACACCGCTTTCCGTTGCACTCGCGATTCGCTTGGATCCAGTTTCCGGTCCGGGCGGAGCGATTGCGTTATCGACATGCGGCGCTGTTTTAGCGGGCGCGATCTTTGGCGATCACTGCTCGCCAATTTCTGATACCACCGTATTGTCGAGTCGCGCTAGCGGTTGCGACCACTTGGCTCACGTGCGAACTCAGTTTCCCTACGCACTACTCGTTGGGATTGTCTGCGTCGCCGCCGGGACGATTCCCTCTGCTTTGAACGTTTCGCCATGGGTTTGTTTGGCGATGGGGGTGATAATGTTGCTAACACTCGTTCGCTTGTTGGGAAAGGCACCCGCTGAGAACGAGACCACTGAAAACGATACCTCTGAGAACGAGACTACTGAAAACGAGACCACTGAGAACGAGTCTGCGGGAAACCAAGCAACGGGAAACGACGCAGCGGGAAACTCGTCGGTAGACATCGCTTAG
- the gatC gene encoding Asp-tRNA(Asn)/Glu-tRNA(Gln) amidotransferase subunit GatC, giving the protein MSLSNDDVAKLALLARLELSAAEVESVRPQLESILGFVHKLSELDTDNVEPMTTALDVDNCWRADESVASLDRKDALANAPSTDDEYFLVPPVLGSAAAKH; this is encoded by the coding sequence ATGTCCTTGTCCAACGATGATGTTGCCAAGCTAGCGTTGCTTGCGCGGTTGGAACTTTCGGCTGCCGAAGTTGAATCGGTCAGGCCGCAACTGGAAAGCATTCTCGGATTTGTTCACAAGCTTTCCGAGCTCGATACGGATAACGTCGAACCCATGACGACCGCGCTAGATGTCGACAATTGTTGGCGCGCGGATGAGTCGGTTGCTAGCCTCGATCGTAAAGACGCCCTGGCAAACGCTCCTTCTACTGACGACGAATACTTCCTCGTCCCGCCTGTGCTCGGGTCGGCAGCAGCGAAGCACTAG
- the rpmB gene encoding 50S ribosomal protein L28: MARQCEVCGKKVQMGNRIETRGKAKYLGGVGTKVTGITRRKFIPNLQKVHVTTPSGENKSMRICVQCIRSGVVRKTVKTKPFDVSGKASKK, translated from the coding sequence ATGGCACGCCAATGTGAAGTCTGCGGCAAAAAAGTCCAAATGGGCAACCGCATCGAAACGCGTGGTAAAGCGAAATACCTTGGTGGCGTCGGTACCAAAGTCACCGGCATCACCCGTCGAAAGTTCATTCCGAACCTGCAAAAAGTTCACGTCACCACTCCGAGTGGCGAGAACAAGTCGATGCGGATTTGTGTTCAATGCATTCGCAGCGGTGTAGTGCGAAAGACGGTCAAAACCAAGCCGTTTGATGTCAGCGGAAAAGCAAGCAAGAAGTAG
- a CDS encoding DUF1559 domain-containing protein, which produces MPRLVKRCPSNRAWRHWCGSEYAGSSRTDRQGFTLVELLVVIAIIAILVGLLLPAVQAAREAARRVQCQNRVKQIGLAMHNYESTYKTLPWGAKGGWGQSWTSDILPFLDQNQIAAIVPQGEPGFGNNTTVTPDGSRFRELARTLVPTFRCPSQPGPTHFSLADDDISGRAINSYLGNAGSNVTRNGYTSSLTSGQGMDDSNGVLRVANCVSRPWLPPQPAAIKFNAILDGLTHTVLVAETKYIDFFDCDICDHYALYHPEFDRSQGSDFSEVLFSMYYQTNRIVAVKRELEMSAGSYHQGGVHSVFCDGSVHFLTDSMDESVRRAIGSRAGGEHYDQTAIN; this is translated from the coding sequence ATGCCGAGGCTCGTCAAACGATGCCCATCGAACCGGGCATGGCGGCATTGGTGTGGATCAGAATACGCAGGATCAAGCCGCACCGACCGCCAAGGTTTTACCCTCGTTGAACTTCTCGTCGTGATTGCCATCATCGCGATATTGGTTGGGTTGCTATTGCCCGCAGTTCAAGCTGCTCGTGAAGCGGCGAGACGAGTGCAGTGTCAAAACCGGGTCAAACAAATTGGCTTGGCGATGCACAACTATGAATCAACATACAAAACTCTGCCTTGGGGAGCCAAAGGCGGATGGGGGCAAAGTTGGACGTCCGACATCTTACCGTTCTTGGATCAAAACCAGATCGCAGCGATCGTTCCGCAAGGCGAACCCGGCTTTGGCAACAACACCACCGTAACCCCCGACGGTAGCCGCTTCCGCGAGCTCGCCAGAACGTTGGTCCCCACCTTTCGATGTCCGAGCCAACCTGGACCGACCCACTTCTCACTTGCCGATGATGACATCTCGGGGCGTGCCATTAATTCCTATCTCGGAAATGCAGGCAGCAATGTCACCCGCAACGGCTACACGTCGTCGCTGACATCGGGGCAGGGGATGGATGATTCCAATGGAGTGCTACGGGTTGCAAATTGCGTGTCCCGCCCCTGGCTTCCGCCTCAACCCGCAGCCATCAAGTTCAACGCCATTCTCGATGGGCTTACCCACACGGTGCTGGTGGCCGAGACGAAGTACATTGATTTCTTCGATTGCGATATCTGCGACCACTACGCTCTTTACCACCCAGAGTTTGATCGCTCGCAGGGTTCAGATTTTTCTGAAGTTCTGTTTTCGATGTACTACCAAACCAATCGAATTGTCGCGGTCAAACGCGAGCTTGAAATGTCGGCCGGAAGCTATCACCAAGGTGGTGTTCATTCCGTCTTCTGCGATGGCTCCGTTCACTTCTTAACCGACTCGATGGACGAAAGTGTACGTCGAGCCATCGGGTCGCGAGCTGGCGGTGAACACTATGATCAAACGGCAATCAATTAG